The Podospora pseudocomata strain CBS 415.72m chromosome 1 map unlocalized CBS415.72m_1, whole genome shotgun sequence genome has a segment encoding these proteins:
- the GYP2 gene encoding GTPase activating protein (GAP) (EggNog:ENOG503NW7X; COG:S; BUSCO:EOG09260K4B) yields the protein MLNLSSFVQKAQQLLDPNQGLNITDSDRNPSKASLFQAQFRLPASQHPLYEITAELTIPLANATQSDKDRERGYQYAGKLHLSESYLCFSTTPSSFLQSASTPTSSVFTGQTHGGGPSGNGFTFPLSSIRRVERLHSQNFQFALAISTWNGISQEAAKGKDKKDLREQRITIQLASSRQACERFCDGLKKGLRTNVGNVAKLKKVVSECYSEYLLRPEEQKNATPPDAGLGLVFKYPGDPKKLRDRAKMRLWAEYLRDNGRNATLIRQPTFHKLIRVGLPNRLRGEMWELTSGSLYLRLENPTLYADTLAKHSGMESLAIDEIEKDLNRSLPEYPGFQSEEGIGRLRRVLTAYSWVNADVGYCQAMNIVVAALLIYMSEAQAFFLLSALCDRLVPGYYSTTMYGTLLDQKVFESLVEKTMPILWEHLVKSDVQLSVVSLPWFLSLYINSMPLVFAFRVLDVFFVEGPKVLFQVGLAILRINGEELLDAADDGAFISVLKSYFARLDESAHPKSENPKLRAVTRFQELMVVAFKEFSGITHNSITELRLKNKDAVLNNIESFAKRTAIRNLGPDSKLLSADELAALYDRFYGVLYERQQRDHIIKQEQARRAKNSRSRAAAVEGHDESIEKGRVGLGPSTSLMDYDAFREFLAGMSRWAISDAPSTPRRETTGDRQTGFYGSFRRGDVTLSPWGAGPEPADHEFVQRLFAKWDVGSASALTLQNVVSGMARIKGKRDIMGTINYFFELHDDDGDGRVDREGILRMSEALLFLSRRGLEGTLSPSSSTLALSTDNVNGGGENPGHSINERFLGSVSAFIRRCFEYADPDHPQNQNAIQDVQERLDAQKLEDDEELADPDAFAIGDDDDDDDDLMAMESPSASPKTAAVRPDKKLGQPPELQLNSAFAGRSTDDDMSARRRVSKAQSVKANAALDPSNPLHITLPTFRMVVLADELLEQFFESSFPASFHIIEGLASSTTPTSASSLTTFSSLGIGAGRAVNAALGGAPGAPGAAAGGRGLRGVLDNIVTDGMRVAAEVRRRMEEAQRELEKNALPGQRTEEEDDEEDDDVGLGRPSGAGKSGPYSGDAERRSVRSSDRDLLTGADAEASDATAAGAGRASGSPEGGGGGNGAGNEPGKGAGAGKVVGVEFDG from the exons ATGTTGAACCTCTCCAGCTTCGTGCAAAAAGCCCAACAGCTACTGGACCCCAATCAGGGTTTGAATATCACCGACTCGGACAGAAATCCATCCAAAGCATCCCTCTTTCAAGCCCAGTTTAGACTTCCAGCCTCTCAACACCCGCTCTACGAGATCACCGCCGAGCTTACCATTCCCCTTGCCAACGCCACACAGAGCGACAAAGACCGTGAAAGAGGCTACCAGTACGCCGGAAAGCTTCACCTGTCCGAGTCCTACCTCTGCTTCTCTACCACACCATCCAGTTTCTTGCAGTCTGCGAGCACCCCGACTTCGTCGGTATTCACTGGCCAGACACATGGTGGAGGGCCGAGCGGGAACGGCTTCACCTTTCCCCTGTCATCCATTCGGAGGGTCGAGCGGCTTCACAGCCAGAACTTTCAG TTTGCCCTAGCTATCAGCACATGGAACGGTATAAGCCAGGAAGccgccaagggcaaggacaagaaggacctAAGAGAACAACGGATTACCATCCAGCTGGCCAGTAGTCGGCAGGCATGTGAGAGGTTCTGCGATGGTCTAAAAAAGGGTCTCCGAACAAACGTTGGAAATGTGGCCAAACTGAAAAAGGTGGTGAGCGAGTGTTATTCCGAATACCTTCTCCGACCCGAAGAACAGAAAAATGCGACGCCTCCCGATGCCGGCTTGGGCCTCGTTTTCAAGTACCCCGGCGATCCCAAGAAGCTTCGAGACAGGGCCAAGATGCGGCTGTGGGCCGAGTATTTGAGAGACAATGGACGGAATGCGACATTAATCCGTCAGCCTACCTTCCACAAACTAATCAGAGTCGGGCTGCCAAACAGGCTGAGGGGTGAGATGTGGGAGCTGACGTCTGGGTCGCTATATCTGCGGCTTGAAAACCCAACACTGTACGCCGACACGCTCGCCAAGCATTCGGGTATGGAATCTCTGGCTATTGATGAGATCGAAAAGGACCTGAATCGCAGTCTTCCGGAATATCCTGGCTTCCAGAGCGAGGAGGGCATCGGCCGTCTTCGGCGGGTCTTGACTGCCTACAGCTGGGTCAATGCCGATGTTGGCTACTGCCAGGCGATGAACATTGTCGTTGCGGCCTTGCTAATCTACATGTCAGAAGCACAggccttcttccttctctccGCCCTGTGCGATCGGTTGGTGCCGGGTTACTATTCAACCACCATGTACGGCACCCTTCTCGACCAAAAGGTCTTTGAGTCCTTGGTGGAGAAGACCATGCCCATCTTGTGGGAACATCTCGTGAAGAGTGACGTGCAGCTGTCTGTCGTGTCGCTGCCTTGGTTCCTCTCGCTTTATATCAACTCGATGCCTCTCGTCTTCGCCTTCAGGGTCTTGGACGTGTTCTTTGTCGAGGGCCCCAAAGTGCTGTTCCAGGTTGGCCTGGCCATCTTGAGGATAAACGGAGAGGAACTCTTGGATGCGGCAGATGACGGAGCCTTCATCTCGGTCCTCAAGTCCTACTTTGCACGTCTCGATGAATCTGCTCACCCCAAGTCAGAGAACCCCAAACTCAGGGCGGTCACTCGGTTCCAGGAGCTCATGGTGGTGGCCTTCAAGGAGTTCTCGGGCATCACGCACAACAGTATTACTGAGCTTCGCCTCAAAAACAAGGACGCCGTCCTGAACAACATCGAGAGCTTTGCAAAGCGAACGGCCATCAGAAATCTTGGTCCCGATAGCAAGCTGCTGAGCGCCGATGAGTTGGCCGCCTTGTACGACAGGTTCTATGGCGTGTTGTACGAGAGACAACAGCGAGACCACATCATTAAGCAGGAGCAAGCAAGGCGAGCCAAGAACAGCCGCTCACGGGcggctgctgttgaaggACACGACGAAAGCATCGAGAAAGGtcgggttgggttgggaccGAGCACCAGCCTGATGGACTATGACGCGTTCCGTGAATTCCTGGCGGGAATGTCCAGATGGGCCATCTCAGACGCACCCAGCACGCCGCGACGTGAGACTACGGGGGATAGGCAGACAGGCTTCTACGGCAGCTTTAGACGAGGTGACGTGACGTTGTCTCCCTGGGGGGCAGGCCCCGAACCGGCAGATCATGAATTTGTCCAGCGACTGTTTGCGAAGTGGGACGTGGGATCCGCCTCCGCTCTCACTCTCCAAAACGTTGTGTCGGGCATGGCTCGTATCAAAGGGAAGCGCGACATCATGGGCACCATCAACTACTTTTTTGAACTACACGATGACGACGGAGACGGCAGGGTCGATCGCGAAGGCATATTGCGCATGTCCGAGGCCTTGCTTTTCCTATCTCGCCGTGGGCTGGAAGGCACGCTAAGCCCGTCAAGTTCGACTCTCGCCCTCAGTACAGACAACGTGAACGGTGGCGGCGAGAACCCAGGCCATTCTATCAATGAGAGGTTCCTTGGCAGCGTCAGCGCCTTCATCAGGAGATGCTTTGAATATGCCGACCCGGATCATCCACAAAATCAAAATGCGATACAAGACGTGCAAGAACGACTAGATGCGCAGAAGCtagaggatgatgaggagctggCAGACCCCGACGCCTTCGCCAttggcgatgacgacgatgacgatgacgatctCATGGCCATGGAATCACCATCCGCAAGTCCCAAAACAGCAGCTGTTCGCCCTGACAAAAAGCTCGGCCAGCCACCTGAGCTGCAACTGAATTCAGCATTTGCAGGGCGCTCCACGGACGATGACATGTCAGCACGAAGACGGGTGTCCAAAGCTCAGTCGGTCAAGGCCAACGCCGCCTTGGACCCATCGAACCCATTGCACATTACTCTCCCAACATTCCGCATGGTTGTACTTGCAGACGAGCTTCTGGAACAGTTCTTCGAGTCATCCTTCCCAGCATCATTTCACATTATTGAGGGTCTGGCCTCTTCGACCACACCCACCAGCGCATCTTCCTTGACTACTTTCTCCAGTCTTGGTATCGGCGCTGGACGGGCTGTCAATGCCGCGCTCGGTGGCGCTCCCGGGGCACCTGGTGCTGCCGCTGGAGGTCGCGGCCTGCGCGGTGTCTTGGATAACATTGTCACCGACGGGATGCGTGTGGCGGCTGAAGTCCGCCGTaggatggaggaggcccAGCGCGAGCTTGAAAAGAACGCACTCCCAGGCCAGcgcaccgaggaggaggacgacgaagaggacgatgatgtGGGGCTTGGACGGCCATCAGGGGCTGGAAAGAGTGGGCCGTACTCTGGCGATGCGGAACGGCGAAGCGTGCGCAGTTCGGACCGAGACCTCTTGACAGGTGCAGACGCTGAAGCTAGTGACGCGACAGCGGCAGGAGCCGGACGTGCCAGCGGGAGTCccgagggtgggggtggtgggaatggggcCGGTAATGAGCCTGGCAAGGGCGCGGGGGCTGGCAAAGTTGTTGGGGTCGAGTTCGATGGCTAG